A section of the Rhodobacter sp. genome encodes:
- a CDS encoding adenosine kinase, translating to MKRYQVAGIGNAIVDVISTVNDHFLDHMGIHKGIMQLIERERAETLYGAMKDRQEASGGSVCNTIAGIGALGLKTALVGRVRDDSLGRFFAQDTERAGTAFVNPPVTGGELPTSRSMIFVTPDGERSMNTYLGISAEVGPDDVDERVMADSGIVFLEGYLFDKDKGKEAFLKAARACHKGGGRVGIALSDPFCVDRHRADFRRLVAEDMDYVIGNEKELTSLYEENDLDDALARAAQECGIVVCTRSGDPVVLIQNGRRVEAPVRSVTPVDATGAGDQFAAGFLYGLATGQSLETCGRMGNIAAAEVIGHIGARPRADVLALFRAEGLL from the coding sequence GTGAAACGCTACCAAGTCGCCGGGATCGGCAACGCCATCGTCGATGTCATCAGCACCGTGAACGACCATTTCCTGGATCACATGGGCATCCACAAGGGCATCATGCAGCTGATCGAACGCGAGCGCGCCGAAACGCTTTATGGCGCGATGAAGGACCGGCAAGAGGCCTCGGGCGGGTCGGTGTGCAACACGATCGCGGGCATCGGCGCACTGGGGCTGAAGACGGCGCTGGTGGGGCGCGTGCGCGACGACAGCCTGGGGCGGTTCTTTGCGCAGGACACCGAACGCGCCGGCACCGCCTTTGTGAACCCGCCCGTCACCGGGGGCGAACTGCCGACCTCGCGGTCGATGATCTTCGTCACGCCGGACGGCGAGCGGTCGATGAACACCTATCTGGGCATTTCGGCCGAGGTCGGGCCCGATGACGTGGACGAACGCGTCATGGCCGACAGCGGGATCGTGTTCCTCGAGGGGTATCTGTTCGACAAGGACAAGGGCAAGGAGGCTTTCCTGAAAGCCGCGCGGGCCTGTCACAAGGGCGGCGGCCGCGTGGGGATCGCGCTGTCCGACCCGTTCTGCGTGGACCGCCACCGCGCCGACTTTCGCCGGCTGGTGGCCGAGGACATGGACTATGTGATCGGCAACGAGAAAGAGCTGACCTCGCTCTACGAGGAAAACGACCTGGACGACGCACTGGCGCGGGCCGCGCAGGAATGCGGGATCGTGGTGTGCACGCGCTCGGGCGATCCGGTGGTGCTGATCCAGAACGGCCGCCGGGTCGAGGCCCCCGTGCGCAGCGTCACGCCCGTCGATGCCACCGGCGCGGGCGACCAGTTCGCGGCCGGGTTCCTCTATGGGCTGGCCACCGGGCAATCGCTGGAAACCTGCGGGCGCATGGGCAACATTGCCGCCGCCGAAGTCATCGGCCATATCGGCGCCCGC
- the nth gene encoding endonuclease III, translated as MTAQLDFLTLREIFSRFQAAEAEPRGELEHVNVYTLLVAVALSAQATDAGVNKATRGLWPVADTPEKMLALGEDGLIEHIKTIGLFRNKARNVIQLSRILVDRYGGQVPSSRAALQSLPGVGRKTANVVLNMWWGLPAQAVDTHIFRVGNRTGIAPGKTVEAVERAIEDNVPAEFQRHAHHWLILHGRYICVARKPRCGDCLIRDLCPFEEKTL; from the coding sequence GCCGCCGAGGCCGAACCCAGGGGCGAGCTGGAGCATGTGAATGTCTACACCCTGCTGGTCGCCGTGGCGCTGTCGGCGCAGGCGACCGACGCGGGCGTGAACAAGGCCACGCGCGGGCTGTGGCCGGTGGCCGATACGCCCGAAAAGATGCTGGCGCTGGGCGAAGACGGGCTGATCGAACATATCAAGACGATCGGCCTGTTCCGCAACAAGGCCAGGAATGTCATCCAGCTGAGCCGGATCCTGGTCGATCGGTATGGCGGGCAGGTGCCCTCGTCGCGCGCCGCGCTTCAGTCGCTGCCCGGCGTGGGGCGCAAGACCGCGAACGTGGTGCTGAACATGTGGTGGGGCTTGCCCGCGCAAGCGGTGGACACGCATATTTTCCGCGTCGGCAATCGCACCGGCATCGCCCCCGGCAAGACGGTCGAGGCGGTCGAACGCGCGATCGAGGATAACGTCCCCGCCGAATTCCAGCGCCATGCCCATCACTGGCTGATCCTGCACGGCCGTTATATCTGTGTCGCACGCAAGCCCCGATGCGGGGACTGCCTGATCCGCGACCTTTGCCCCTTTGAGGAGAAAACCCTGTGA